TCCTGCAACCTTTCCCAGATGCTCTACTGCATGATAAAAATCAAGGAGTTCATGCACACTCTCCGGATTCAACCCCAGTGCCTTGATCAGACCAGGGACTCGATTCCATATCCAATGAGCCCCGTCCGCAACAAACAACACCTTGTCTGCTTTTTGGATGCAAAGAGACTTCAAATAGCCCTTCAGCAGCAGAAACAAGCCATCAGGCCCATTAAAACCGCCATCAATAAATGGGGCAAAGCTTTTTTCCTGTTTCCCATGGGCATCGACGACATAAATAATCAACAGCTTGGGTTCTCTCCAGGCCCCATGATATCTGGTTCTTCCTTTGGCTGTCCGGGGACCTCGCTTTTTTTCCCGCAATCGAGTCCGGCCACCATCGGTGCTTATGACAACCCGACGACCTTGAAGGTTGTCCTCTTCATTTAAGGGGAGCAGACCCATTTGCTGTACCACCCGTGCTCGTTCTGCGTAGCGGTAGGCCAGTTTCCGGATCACCTTAACATCCAGGATAGTGCCATGATCACAAAGGACCTGACGTACTTCCTCAAATGAGCTCAGTAACGCGGACCAGGCGCTGACCATCGCCGCCAAGATTAGTGTACATCGATCATGAATCCCGAGCAAAGCCAAAGCAGCATACAAGCCCTTATATCTTTTGCCATTTCGACGGTCACAGGCTCTTCGATAGTATCGAACATGGATTGGGATCGTGCAACCTGAGCTGGTTTGAATTTGAACTGTCTCAAACCCTTCACTTTTCATTCGGCCAGGCCAGCTACGCACCAACTCTCTTTCTTGTTCGTTATGCTCTGGAGAGTTTATACTGGTTTGGACTTTTTTTTTAGCATCAACGCGGCTAAACGATTGGTATAGCTTAAAATTTCTTGTTCAACCTGAATGAGTTCTTCCGGACTGCGAATTAGCCGTTTCTCTTTGTCCAGCTGTTTCAATAATTCATATATTTCTTCTACCGTTTCGCAGGATTCAGCCTTTTTGAGTTTCATACTATTTTCTTCCTCATCAGTTGATAATCGAGGGGAAGCATAACTTCTTTTTGCTAAAGAGGATAGTCCGTTTTAAAAACCGGGAAAATGGGAATGCGCCCACAGAGATTGGGTATTTGTCGGGGGGGTCAGCTTGAGTGTTGGGGCCCCTCTTAACATATTTTTTGCTGAGGGAAATTTCAAAATTATTGGAGTGAGGCCAGATGTTCCCAAGCCTGATTACCCTCCTGGAACGTCATCAAGCTCCCCTTGGTGCAGTAAATAGCATATTTTAAGGAAAACGCCAAAACAGGATTGGTTTAAGGCCATCTTAATTAGTGCCTGAACGGAAACCCTGATATCTGACTCATTGAGGCTCGGCAGGCTGGTCAAATTTTCGTCATCGCCTACCCCTCCTGATAAAAAATGTGGTGGTCACTTTAATTTCAGCGGTTCATTTTGAAATTTACTTGATTTCGGACGCAACTCTACTGTTGGTCGTGCTCTTTTTCTTTGTGATTGCCGGGTTTAAGAGGCTTTGCGCCGTTCTGTCCGTTGAAGCTTTTTCAATTCCTTTTGTTGTATATGGTGCCCGATGATCTGGAGGTTCCTTGCCAAAATCGAAAGACTGACATATCGTTTAAATCCAAGGATGCCACTATCCGGACACCGGTCTAAACCATGGTTTTCCAGACCATTGATTGCTGATTCCACTGCAGAGTGTTTTTTTCGGTGCTGGATGAAAACATCTGCTGTTTCCTCTTCAAGTTCAGTTTTGTTCCGTTTTCCCTTTTTCGGGAGCACCAAAATATCCAACATCCCTTTCAGCTCCTTTTTATTAGCAGGACTATAAAAGCCTTTATCAAAGCTGCATCCCCTGAGGTTGTTAAATTTATTTTGAGCCGCATTAATAATGGGAACGGTTACTTTATCATCGGTTTCTTTCTCCATCACTTGATGGTGCAGTATGAGGCCATATTTATCCTCTACAATGCAAACCCGCAGACCCAATTCCTGGGGGACACCGGCCTTCCCCTTTGAAATCCATTCCGTATGGGGTTCAAAAATAGAAAAGACCTTTTCGGCATGTGGTATCTTTTCACCCTGAATAACACGCCGCTGAATCAGATCCACTTGCAGGATTGCATGGTCGATATATTCTATCAGTTCTTTTATCTGCGCTACGCATATCGGATTAGATGAGCCAATGGTTTCAATGGTCAAATTCGCCTTTTGAATGAATTGTTCAGCAGCTTCGATATATAATCTGTGGGCTTCAACAATCAGTTGAGCCCTTTTGGTCTTTTTCTGTTCATCTTTTGAAGTGGAATGTTTTAATCGCTGAGCTTGCCGAAACAGTTTTTTAAATGTCCTGATATTATATTCTGATTGCCTCCACATACTCATTCCCAGGCTCTGGCATATAACTGCGGCACTCTGAATCGTTTTCCTGATAGCATCAAAAAGCAGATTAATGTCTGTGGGATAGTGAACATCGGTTTCAACAACAAAAGAGTCACACTTTCCCATTAATGCCTGGTCTTTTTTTTTACCAGTAGCTTGTGTCCTTCTTTGACAACCAACGTATTGATTTCATCGAGAATCTCAGGGGTTAAAAGCTGAACATTGTCCTTCAAGGTTTGGAGCGCATACATGTCATCATCGTCCATCAACCCGTGACCAAGCATCTGTCTTATTGTCTTGTGATTATTGACGATTTCTTGAAGTTTATCATAATCCCAGTTGCAGTTGAGCCGAACTGTTCCCATCACAAGAATTTTCCATAAATCCATTCCGGGTCGCCCATTTTTTGAATTAACATCCTCTGGGACTATGGTTTCGAGAATTTCGAAAACTTTCTGACGAAGCGTTTTATGGCAAAAAATGTGCTGGAGCCCTAAAAGGAGCTTGGGAATTTCATCTCTGGCTCTCATGTCAATTTTGATCTGGTCGATGGGAGTCTGCCCGAATGTCATTTGTGGCTCAAAAACTTTACGCAAAACAACCTCGAAGTTCTATTGGGTTTGTAAAAAATCAAATTCCTACCAAACTGCGCAGTATCAAATAAATATTTTAAATTCAATTAGTTATTAAATCATACTAACTAGAAAAATTCAATAAGTAATTCAAGTCTTTTCCAAAACTTCAAAAATAATTTCAGCGTCATCCCCCTGAAAAATAGAGTGTTTTGAATTTCCGGTCAGACACTAATTATTTA
Above is a window of uncultured Desulfobacter sp. DNA encoding:
- a CDS encoding ISNCY family transposase (programmed frameshift) → MTFGQTPIDQIKIDMRARDEIPKLLLGLQHIFCHKTLRQKVFEILETIVPEDVNSKNGRPGMDLWKILVMGTVRLNCNWDYDKLQEIVNNHKTIRQMLGHGLMDDDDMYALQTLKDNVQLLTPEILDEINTLVVKEGHKLLGKKKDQALMGKCDSFVVETDVHYPTDINLLFDAIRKTIQSAAVICQSLGMSMWRQSEYNIRTFKKLFRQAQRLKHSTSKDEQKKTKRAQLIVEAHRLYIEAAEQFIQKANLTIETIGSSNPICVAQIKELIEYIDHAILQVDLIQRRVIQGEKIPHAEKVFSIFEPHTEWISKGKAGVPQELGLRVCIVEDKYGLILHHQVMEKETDDKVTVPIINAAQNKFNNLRGCSFDKGFYSPANKKELKGMLDILVLPKKGKRNKTELEEETADVFIQHRKKHSAVESAINGLENHGLDRCPDSGILGFKRYVSLSILARNLQIIGHHIQQKELKKLQRTERRKAS